One window of Chryseobacterium indologenes genomic DNA carries:
- a CDS encoding DUF3341 domain-containing protein, with product MSTTKIVYGLYADDDDLMNGVKAFNDKGIAINEVYTPFPVHGLDKALGLKKTRISDAAFLYALYGVTIGATVTWYVMNHDWPQNIGGKPAFDWAHNMPAFVVPMFELMVFCAAHMMSLTFLVRNKMYPGAPAQNPDPRTTDDKFMMEFVTEDVESVKQLLIETGVEEITVKDA from the coding sequence ATGAGCACCACTAAAATTGTATACGGACTTTATGCTGATGACGACGATTTAATGAACGGCGTTAAGGCATTCAACGATAAAGGAATCGCTATAAACGAAGTGTATACTCCGTTTCCGGTTCACGGACTAGACAAGGCTTTAGGGTTAAAGAAAACAAGAATTTCTGATGCCGCATTCTTATATGCTCTTTACGGTGTTACTATCGGTGCTACTGTAACTTGGTATGTGATGAATCACGACTGGCCGCAGAATATCGGTGGTAAACCAGCTTTTGACTGGGCACACAACATGCCGGCATTCGTAGTTCCAATGTTCGAATTAATGGTATTCTGTGCTGCTCACATGATGTCTTTAACTTTCTTGGTTAGAAACAAAATGTATCCGGGAGCTCCTGCTCAGAACCCAGACCCGAGAACTACTGATGATAAATTCATGATGGAATTTGTAACTGAAGATGTAGAATCTGTAAAACAGTTGCTTATTGAAACTGGAGTTGAAGAAATAACTGTTAAAGACGCTTAA
- a CDS encoding c-type cytochrome: MKKNVLKITAVLGLTTVLLNSCGPKENTPLVYFPDMYFPVAYDPLMKAQDAYSDHENEIPAFVKNSGATGLSPVEGSVSQNKDGIFEESLLPKNVDEYNAGYDASKKLTVSPLNPANAAKDLERGKILFDHTCAACHGTGGDGQGPIVQSGAFSGVPNYADREITVGSVHYVLTNGRNAMGSYAGQLNAGDRWRVAMYVMSAFKKGAAAPAAATAAAPATTETTTETKK; encoded by the coding sequence ATGAAAAAGAATGTATTAAAAATTACAGCAGTTTTAGGTTTAACAACGGTTTTACTTAACTCTTGCGGACCAAAGGAGAATACTCCGCTGGTATATTTCCCGGACATGTATTTTCCGGTAGCTTATGATCCATTGATGAAAGCACAGGATGCTTATTCAGATCATGAAAATGAAATTCCTGCTTTTGTTAAAAATAGTGGCGCAACAGGTCTTTCTCCTGTAGAAGGATCAGTTTCTCAAAATAAAGATGGCATTTTTGAAGAAAGCTTACTACCTAAGAATGTTGACGAGTACAACGCTGGGTATGACGCTTCTAAAAAACTTACAGTATCTCCTTTGAACCCTGCTAATGCAGCTAAGGATCTTGAAAGAGGTAAAATATTGTTTGATCACACTTGTGCTGCATGTCACGGTACAGGAGGTGATGGACAAGGACCTATCGTTCAAAGTGGAGCATTCTCTGGAGTACCAAACTATGCTGACAGAGAAATTACTGTAGGATCTGTTCATTATGTATTAACAAACGGTAGAAATGCCATGGGATCTTATGCGGGACAATTGAACGCAGGAGACAGATGGAGAGTAGCAATGTATGTGATGAGTGCTTTCAAAAAAGGAGCA